From a region of the Daphnia pulicaria isolate SC F1-1A chromosome 1, SC_F0-13Bv2, whole genome shotgun sequence genome:
- the LOC124310786 gene encoding uncharacterized protein LOC124310786, whose product MKGLKDLHNLEIPRWIGYSKPSVVSAEIHVFGDASEAAYGAVAYARLQLENGTPYTILLASKTRVTPLPKKKVTLPRLELLSSLLAIRLGEKIRTSLHTESWKTTYWTDSLVTLGWIRGDPYRWRPFVRNQVETIRKFSNAEWRRHCPGLENPADLASRGAPAHALVESKLWWHGPTWLTEEESEWQNSPENHSTETQEKIEEEVTKKTATVSFAVVETAQPIEWHLEKISIWTKLLFRTAWINRVLNRMKKRTRGPGLELKEIITVAGKEITIDKIVTEELNEAELAICRHLQVERYPKAFWTLQLGLQIQPKEKITSLRPVWDNRDRLIRVTGRVALALRDRDIQPPILLPANDPVVTMLITNKHVFNSHTGVKTTLSELKEKYWIVKGRQQVRNVLYACVKCQKLTSPPFRQIAAPLPANQLRDARAFEITGTDFAGPLYYKNATPKRKSKSAPSVEQVIPEPPPEEENPDAAELPTEEAPEEEDDGDQLDPAHQINKKQPKSYVCIFICAVTRAIHLELTKDMTARSFLLAFRRFSARRGPVSVMYSENAQTFRCASRYLKNI is encoded by the coding sequence ATGAAAGGACTGAAGGATCTACATAATTTGGAGATCCCACGATGGATTGGATATTCAAAACCTTCCGTCGTTTCCGCAGAAATTCACGTGTTCGGCGATGCATCAGAGGCAGCCTACGGAGCAGTAGCCTACGCACGGCTCCAACTGGAGAACGGAACTCCTTACACCATTCTCCTAGCCAGCAAAACGAGAGTGACGCCtcttccaaaaaagaaagtaacGTTACCCAGACTCGAACTACTAAGCTCTTTGTTAGCAATCCGTTTAGGAGAAAAAATTCGAACCTCCCTTCACACCGAGTCATGGAAAACGACTTACTGGACAGACTCCCTCGTCACACTTGGATGGATTAGAGGAGATCCTTATCGTTGGAGACCGTTCGTGCGAAACCAAGTGGAAACCATCAGAAAATTCTCCAACGCGGAATGGCGGAGACATTGCCCCGGATTGGAGAATCCAGCCGATCTCGCATCGCGGGGAGCGCCAGCGCATGCGCTGGTGGAATCGAAACTTTGGTGGCACGGACCAACCTGgctaacagaagaagaaagcgaATGGCAAAATTCTCCAGAAAACCATTCCACCGAAACTCAAGAGAAAATCGAGGAAGAGGTCACGAAGAAAACGGCGACCGTCTCCTTTGCAGTGGTCGAAACCGCCCAGCCAATTGAATGGCACCTCGAAAAAATCTCTATATGGACAAAACTACTTTTCAGAACAGCCTGGATCAACAGAGTGCTCAACCGTATGAAGAAAAGAACGCGCGGCCCAGGACTCgaactaaaagaaataatcacaGTCGCCGGAAAAGAAATTACAATCGACAAGATAGTCACCGAAGAGCTGAACGAAGCGGAGCTAGCCATCTGCAGACACCTCCAAGTAGAACGCTATCCCAAAGCCTTTTGGACACTCCAGCTCGGACTGCAGATTCAACCAAAGGAGAAAATCACATCGCTCCGACCGGTCTGGGACAATCGAGATCGACTCATCCGAGTCACTGGAAGAGTGGCGCTCGCCCTCAGGGATCGAGACATTCAACCACCGATCCTTCTCCCAGCAAACGATCCTGTCGTAACAATGTTGATAACTAACAAACATGTATTTAATTCACACACAGGAGTAAAAACGACACTGTCagaactgaaagaaaaatattggatCGTGAAGGGCCGCCAACAAGTGAGAAACGTTTTGTACGCCTGTGTGAAGTGCCAGAAGCTGACTTCACCTCCTTTCCGACAAATAGCAGCACCGCTACCAGCCAACCAACTCCGCGATGCCAGGGCATTCGAAATAACCGGAACCGATTTCGCTGGACCGCTGTACTACAAAAACGCGACTCCGAAAAGGAAATCCAAGTCGGCGCCATCCGTCGAACAAGTCATTCCGGAACCTCCACCAGAAGAAGAGAACCCGGATGCAGCGGAGCTTCCCACCGAAGAAgctcccgaagaagaagacgatggtGACCAACTGGATCCAGCgcaccaaatcaacaaaaagCAACCGAAAAGTTACGTGTGCATCTTTATTTGTGCCGTGACGAGAGCGATTCATCTGGAGTTGACCAAAGACATGACGGCTCGCTCCTTTCTGTTAGCTTTCCGTCGATTCTCCGCCAGAAGAGGCCCAGTGTCAGTGATGTACAGTGAAAATGCCCAAACTTTCCGTTGTGCGTCTCGTTATCTTAAAAACATTTGA
- the LOC124310837 gene encoding uncharacterized protein LOC124310837 encodes MVRITKDLLRRFNGRACLAYDELEVSLIETESVINARPLNYIGEGADDPLSITPNQFLNNRRSTCATAEPAVNLLAPDSTSELLKKMDQNRRDYVSDLCSRFVSDYLMQLDNFHAKGASGRKIRVGEVVVIHDKLSKRLMWETGVVKELLPSCDGLVRSAIVKFPNGELLTRAIQCLYPVELREDQPEDMEIADGALNPEPAEATAPQFPNPPDPAPLPLLPIDPTDVEEDDHVANAAATDVGEVESQGMGSGGEYVGNERRPQRPTTRSGRTTRIPSHLQEYDLRGPR; translated from the coding sequence ATGGTGAGGATCACGAAAGATCTATTGAGACGATTCAACGGGCGTGCATGTCTCGCGTATGACGAACTGGAAGTGAGTTTAATCGAAACGGAAAGTGTGATTAACGCGAGACCGTTGAACTACATTGGAGAAGGAGCGGACGATCCGCTCTCGATTACTCCGAATCAGTTTCTCAACAATCGTCGTTCAACTTGTGCTACGGCGGAGCCAGCAGTCAATCTATTGGCTCCCGATTCAACAAGTGAACTACTCAAGAAAATGGATCAGAACAGGCGCGATTACGTCAGTGACTTGTGCTCGCGGTTCGTCTCCGATTACCTGATGCAGCTGGATAATTTCCACGCAAAAGGAGCGTCGGGCAGAAAAATCCGCGTCGGAGAAGTCGTCGTAATCCACGACAAACTTTCCAAACGGCTCATGTGGGAGACGGGAGTAGTTAAAGAATTACTCCCCAGCTGCGACGGCCTAGTCCGATCCGCAATAGTTAAATTCCCAAACGGTGAATTATTAACCCGAGCCATTCAATGTTTATATCCCGTAGAACTGAGAGAAGATCAACCGGAAGATATGGAGATCGCAGACGGTGCATTGAATCCGGAGCCAGCTGAAGCAACTGCTCCGCAATTTCCAAATCCACCTGATCCGGCTCCACTCCCATTGCTTCCGATCGATCCAACTGACGTCGAAGAAGATGATCATGTGGCCAATGCGGCCGCTACTGACGTCGGCGAGGTCGAGTCCCAAGGCATGGGCTCTGGTGGGGAGTATGTTGGAAACGAAAGACGTCCCCAACGGCCGACGACGAGATCCGGCCGGACAACCAGGATTCCGTCCCATTTACAGGAATACGATCTTCGGGGCCCCCGATAG